CACCGACCTGGATCCGCTGCAGTACAAGCTGCTGTTCGAGCGCTTCCTGAACCCTGAGCGCGTGTCGATGCCCGACTTCGACATCGACTTCTGCCAGTCCAACCGCGACCGCGTGATCGACTACGTCAAAGGCAAGTACGGCAAGGAGGCGGTCAGCCAGATCGCCACCTTCGGCACGATGGCTGCACGCGCGGCGATCCGCGACGTGGGCCGCACGCTGGACATGAGCTACATGTTCTGCGACGGCATCAGCAAGCTGATCCCCAACAAGCCGGGCCAGCACATCACCATCGACGGCGCGATGAAGGTGGAGCCCATCCTGGCCGAGCGCTACGCCAAGGAGGATGAAGTCAAGACGCTGATCGAGCTGGCCAAGAAGCTCGAAGGCATGACGCGCAATATCGGCATGCACGCGGGTGGCGTGCTGATTGCGCCCGGCAAGCTGACGGACTTCTGCCCGCTGTACCAGCAGCCCGGCAGCGAATCGGCCGTCAGCCAGTACGACAAGGACGACGTCGAGGCCGTGGGCCTGGTCAAGTTCGACTTTCTGGGCCTGGCCACGCTCACCATTCTGGAGATCGCGCGCGAATTCATCGTGCAGCGCCATCCGGGGCAGAAGGATTTCCAGTTCGAGAATATTCCGCTCAAGGACGCGGCCACCTACAAGCTGTTCCAGGAGGGGCGCACCGAGGCGGTGTTCCAGTTTGAAAGCCGCGGCATGCAAGGCATGCTGCGCGACGCCAAACCGACCCGGCTGGAAGACCTGATCGCCCTGAACGCGCTGTACCGCCCGGGGCCCATGGACCTGATTCCCAGCTTCGTGGCCCGCAAGCACGGCCGCGAGGAAGTGGAATACCCGCACCCGCTGGTGGCCGACATGCTCAGCGAGACCTACGGGATCATGGTCTACCAAGAGCAGGTGATGCAGACCGCGCAGATCCTGGGTGGCTACAGCCTGGGTGGCGCCGATCTGCTGCGCCGCGCCATGGGCAAGAAAAAGCCCGAGGAGATGGCCAAGCACCGCATCATCTTCCGTGAAGGTGCGGCCAAGAACGGCATCAGCGAAGCCAAGGCCGATGAAGTCTTTGACTTGATGGAGAAGTTCGCGGGCTACGGCTTCAACAAGTCGCACGCGGCCGCCTATTCGCTGCTGGCGTACCACACGGCCTGGCTGAAGGTGCACTACACGGCGGAGTTCTACTGCGCCAACATGACCGTGGAAATGGACAACACCGACAAGCTGAAGGTGTTGTACGAAGACGCGCTGCGTGCGGGCGTGCAGTTCGAGCCGCCCGACATCAACCGTGGCCGCTACCGTTTCGAGCCCGTCACCGACACGCTGATCCGTTATGGCTTGGGCGCCATCAAGGGCACCGGCCAGCAGGCGATCGAAGCCATCGTGGCCGCGCGCGAAGGCCGTGGCACCGGACCGGCTGGGGACGAGACTGGCCCGTTCACCTCGCTGTTCGACTTTTGCCGCCGCGTGGACCGCAGCCGCGTGAACAAGCGCACGCTGGAGGCGCTGGTGCGCGCTGGCGCGTTCGACGCCCTGCACATGGACCGCGCCACGCTGGCCGCCGCCATCGACCTGGCGTTTGAGTTTGCCGCCAACAACGAGGCCAACGCCAACCAGGGCGGCCTGTTCGACATGATGGCCGACGGCCACGGCTCCATCTCGCAAGAGCCGCCGCTGCCCACCGTGAAGCCCTGGGGCGTGAAGGAGCGCCTGAGCTTTGAGAAGACCGCTGTGGGCTTTTACCTGTCCGGGCACCTGTTCGACGAGGTAGAGCGCGAGGTGCGCCAGTTCGTGCGGCGCAGCCTGGACGAACTGTCTGAAAGCCGCGAGCCGCAGCTGCTGGCGGGCATCGTGGGCGACTTTCGCGTTATCAACGGCCAACGCGGCAAGCTGGGCTTGTTCAAGCTGGACGACAAATCCGGCGCGCTGGACGCGCGCGTGGATGAGGCGCTGATCCAGCAGCACAAGAACCTGCTGAAGGACGACGAATTCATCGTCGTGCTGGCCAAGGTGATGCAGGACAGGTTCAGTGGCGGCCTGCAATTGCAGATCACCCAGGTCTGGGATTTGCCCTCGGCGCGCTGCCGCTTTGGCAAGTTCCTGCGCGTGGCGGTGAACGGCAAGAGCCCCGACGTGCGCCGTCTGCTCAACGAGTACCCGCCACAGGTCGAGCGCACCGAGCACGGCGACCTTCTGCGCGGCCTGCCCGTGCGCCTGCTGATGGAGCGGCACACGCCCGCGGGTGGCGCGATGGCCCAGTTGCAACTGGGCGACCAGGCCAGCTTCTACCCCAGCGACGCGGCCCTGGCCAGCTGGATGGCCCAGGCCGATGAAGGCCGCGCGGCCATCGTGTACGAGTGATCGCCGCGCGCAGCCCTGCTGCCCCAGACCCGCAGCCCGCACTGGCGGCGGCGTAGTGCTGGGGGTGCCGTGGGGTGCCCCACTGCGCCGCCACCCACGGCCAAGCAAAGGCGTCAGCACGGCGCCGCTATATTGTCGGCGCGCGCCGAGGCTGCAGCCCCCACTGAGCTGGCCCGGTTTGGCGCACCCAACGACCCCCAGAGGAGAACGTACGTGAGCACCCCCACCAAGTACCTGCTGCAGGAAAGCCAGATGCCGAAGTTCTGGTACAACATTCAGGCGGACCTGCCCAAGCCCATGCCGGCGGTGTTGCACCCCGGCACGATGCAGCCGATCAGCCCGGACGATCTGGCGCCGCTGTTCCCGATGAGCATCATCGAGCAGGAAGTCAGCACCGAGCGGGAGATCGAGATTCCCGAGGCGGTGCGAGAGGTGTTTCGCCTGTGGCGCCCGTCGCCCCTGTTTCGCGCGCACCGCCTCGAACAGGCGCTGGGCACCCCCGCCAAGATCTTCTACAAGTATGAGGGCGTCAGCCCCGCAGGCAGCCACAAGCCCAACTCGGCCATTCCGCAGGCCTTCTACAACGCCCAGGCGGGCGTTCGGCGCCTGACGACCGAGACCGGCGCCGGGCAGTGGGGCAGCTCGCTGGCGATGGCCGGGCAGATCTTCGGGCTGGATGTCACCGTCTACCAGGTGCGCGTCAGCTACGACCAGAAGCCTTACCGCCGTGCCTTGATGGAAACCTACGGCGCGCGCTGCGTCGCGTCGCCCAGCGCCGAAACCGAGTACGGCCGCCGCGTGCTGGCCGAGCACCCTGACCACCCCGGCAGCCTGGGCATTGCCATCAGCGAGGCGGTGGAAATCGCCGCGCAGCGCGAGGACACCAAGTACGCTCTGGGCTCGGTGCTGAACCACGTGTTGCTGCACCAGACCATCATCGGCCTGGAAGCGATGGAGCAGATGCAGATGGCCGACGCGTGGCCCGACGTGGTGCTGGCCTGCACCGGCGGCGGCAGCAACTTTGCCGGCCTGGCCTTCCCGTTCATCGGGCACGGGCTGCGGGGCGGCACGGCGCCGCGCATCGTGGCGGTGGAGCCTTCGGCTTGCCCCAGCCTTACACGCGGCAAATACGCCTACGACTTTGGCGACACGGCGCACCTCACGCCGCTGACCAA
This genomic interval from Ottowia oryzae contains the following:
- a CDS encoding TrpB-like pyridoxal phosphate-dependent enzyme → MSTPTKYLLQESQMPKFWYNIQADLPKPMPAVLHPGTMQPISPDDLAPLFPMSIIEQEVSTEREIEIPEAVREVFRLWRPSPLFRAHRLEQALGTPAKIFYKYEGVSPAGSHKPNSAIPQAFYNAQAGVRRLTTETGAGQWGSSLAMAGQIFGLDVTVYQVRVSYDQKPYRRALMETYGARCVASPSAETEYGRRVLAEHPDHPGSLGIAISEAVEIAAQREDTKYALGSVLNHVLLHQTIIGLEAMEQMQMADAWPDVVLACTGGGSNFAGLAFPFIGHGLRGGTAPRIVAVEPSACPSLTRGKYAYDFGDTAHLTPLTKMHTLGSTFTPPGFHAGGLRYHGMAPLVSHVRELGLMEAVAYNQVDCFAAGVAFARAEGIVPAPEANHAVKGAIEEALRCKREGKAETILFNLSGHGHFDMTAYQRYFAGDLKDESYDERELAQALSGLPSVPA
- the dnaE gene encoding DNA polymerase III subunit alpha, encoding MFVHLRLHTEYSVVDGIVRVDDAVARAAADQQPALAISDLGNLFGAIKFYKAARGQGVKPIVGAEVFLESPDGEGEPPSRVLLLVQNHQGYLNLSELLARAWTQGVVKNVATVRWAWLKELSGGLILLSGAQAGPIGQALLQGNQELAADLALRLAEVFPHRLYIELQRAGRPEDEAHVAEAVALAARLKLPVVATHPIQFMDASDYEAHEARVCIAEGEILGNPRRVRRFTEDQYFKTGAEMATLFADLPSALANSVEIARRCNLTLVLDKPQLPNFPVPEGHTIDSYFREASFEGLEERLAQIYPDAAQRDAQRPLYVERLEFEIATILKMGFPGYFLIVGDFINWAKQNGCPVGPGRGSGAGSLVAYALKITDLDPLQYKLLFERFLNPERVSMPDFDIDFCQSNRDRVIDYVKGKYGKEAVSQIATFGTMAARAAIRDVGRTLDMSYMFCDGISKLIPNKPGQHITIDGAMKVEPILAERYAKEDEVKTLIELAKKLEGMTRNIGMHAGGVLIAPGKLTDFCPLYQQPGSESAVSQYDKDDVEAVGLVKFDFLGLATLTILEIAREFIVQRHPGQKDFQFENIPLKDAATYKLFQEGRTEAVFQFESRGMQGMLRDAKPTRLEDLIALNALYRPGPMDLIPSFVARKHGREEVEYPHPLVADMLSETYGIMVYQEQVMQTAQILGGYSLGGADLLRRAMGKKKPEEMAKHRIIFREGAAKNGISEAKADEVFDLMEKFAGYGFNKSHAAAYSLLAYHTAWLKVHYTAEFYCANMTVEMDNTDKLKVLYEDALRAGVQFEPPDINRGRYRFEPVTDTLIRYGLGAIKGTGQQAIEAIVAAREGRGTGPAGDETGPFTSLFDFCRRVDRSRVNKRTLEALVRAGAFDALHMDRATLAAAIDLAFEFAANNEANANQGGLFDMMADGHGSISQEPPLPTVKPWGVKERLSFEKTAVGFYLSGHLFDEVEREVRQFVRRSLDELSESREPQLLAGIVGDFRVINGQRGKLGLFKLDDKSGALDARVDEALIQQHKNLLKDDEFIVVLAKVMQDRFSGGLQLQITQVWDLPSARCRFGKFLRVAVNGKSPDVRRLLNEYPPQVERTEHGDLLRGLPVRLLMERHTPAGGAMAQLQLGDQASFYPSDAALASWMAQADEGRAAIVYE